DNA sequence from the Cucurbita pepo subsp. pepo cultivar mu-cu-16 chromosome LG06, ASM280686v2, whole genome shotgun sequence genome:
ATCATTGTATCAAAACAGAGAGTGCAGAAGAGGCTGGCAATAATGAACAAGCGGACCAAGGGTGGATGCACTTGCATGTCAATGATTTCATCAATTGTTGGAATTGTCGTTCTCATCACTCTCATATGGCTACTCATCAAGTATTTGTAAATTCACTGTCTTGGTATGAATTTACTAGAACATAAACTTTTGGTGTAAGATTCTGATATCTGTTGATTTTCTTAGTGaatttgtgtgtttttttcttcatctttcacTTGGATTCCATGAGATTTAGGAGATTTTGGGCTTACCAACTCTTCACCCTCTTCTTCCTACAAGATATTAGTGTCTCTACAAAATTGGACATCGGATCTTCTATGATCATTCTTATAGAAATGGATTTTGTAGCACTTCTTTCAATCTGTTCTAAATCTATCTCCcctatgaatatcaatgattGAGGCATCAATGGATTAAGgattgaaatatgaaaaaaaaagcaaataaaatcCCCAACCTTTATTTCATAAATGGAGTTCTGTATTAAATAGCTATGAGAAATGGTCGATCTTCCCAAGAATTTGATGGAAAGTAATTAAAACAGCACTTGGGAAACACAAAATACAGAACCCAATTGAAGGTCATCTTCAAATTATGAACTGCACAgattcaaattgaaaaacgCAACATAGATTCACGGAACCTGGGAAATAGAACATATCTTAGGGTTATCAGCAGCAACCCTGTGATGATTTAGATTCATAAGACACAACTAGTAGTAGAAGTTCCCAAAATTATCTTCACTCCGAGTCATTCAGAATTGGAACAATAAGTGGCTTCATTTGTGCAAGATATACAATTGCCCacctaaattcaaaaaaatgcataataaatttagtagTCGGTATATATTAAGCAACTTTAGTGTCTAATTATAATAGAAACTCTAACAATAACAGGTTGTCCTGAAATGTGAGTGCCTGTTTATAAAACAATGTGTTGAAGTGAATTCAATATATTCATAATCTGAAAAGAAGATCTAGAACAGATAGAGAGGCTTTTATTTACCTAATTTAGGGCCCTTCAACAAAACACCCAGAAAACTAAAAGGGTTAAAATTAAACCTAGAAGCCTATTGATGCTATGATGGATCAATTGATAATAAGAAGtctatattaaataattgtacGTACGGAGGAGGAAATCTGGTTAGATGGAGATGGGAAAAAAAGGTAGCCAGTCAATTTTAGGACCAGAGTTCAGAATAATGTCAAGAATTTTGTAAGTTGGTCTCTTTGAAACTTCTTCAAAGAAATATTCATCGTCAATAAGTCAGTAATTAATATTACAaacaacccaatccaacatgacctaataaaatacattaaaaccAATAGAcatttcataaagaaaaagttggATAATGTCTTTATTTGTACACCTCTAGTATCAACAAGTAGCCAAATAACACGAGTTAACCACAGTTGATTGGTGCATGATTCCAAGCAATTTGATAGGTGAAAATATCCATTAGCCTTCTTGAGGGGGAACGCGGGGGTTGCTTGATGGAATTTTAAGAAACATCCTAACTATAGTATCTATGTTGTGGACATTATAATCTAAGATTGTCTCCTTATTTTTATGACTcattatttgtatatattaGTGTGCAAGTATCGATATTATGAAAAAGACTCCTATCAAGTCCTAAGAATTACCAAAGCCTTCAAAATTTGTTACGACATTTTCACGATATATTTACATCTAGCAGGGCATTTTATGGTGCATtctaatgtttttcttcttcaagaaGCCTCGTCCGCCAAAGGTCCAGGGTTTTATTGCGGGTTCTATGTTTTCATTAATCAATGCATACATTATTGCAGCTGTACAATATATTTTCTCCTTCTAGGTGGATCTTTCTTCACTAAAGAAAAATCTTACTAGAGCTTCTCTCCAAGCAAGCAACGGCTTGTTGCTTTAGACAAAAACTTGAGTTCGTTTTGAGTAGGTGCTTTAGTATGTTTGGGGTTGCGGTCGCGTACATTAGGGATAGGTCCTCTTTGATTGAGAGGTTAAGTGAACTCTCCTTTTCGGGATAAGGTAAGAGTTTTGTGGCAGGCCTGTTAAATGCTATCTTGTCAGGACTCGGGAGTGTGGCTCGAGAAGAATAGTAGGATCTTTAGAGGGGTGGAAAAATCTTCACTGGAGGTGTGGGAGGTGGTGCGATTCTATGCATCTTCATGGGTGTCTactatttgaattattttgtaattgaCAACTTGGTGgtattcttttgaattgaggtCTTTTCCCAAAGTTGAGGACTCCTTTTGTGTGCTTTACATGCTCTTgtacattctttcatttttctcaatgaaactttggtttcttaaataaaatcaaaagaaggaacaaaaaaaaaaaaaggcgcGTTTGGAAAATATCAGTTTGTCCTCTATCATAACAAGCTAATTTTATAGCACAAAGGAAATTAGTGGTTATCAAACGCAAGAAAAACATAGACTTACATCATCCAGCAGCATATTGTTGCAGTAGTTATCAAAGTAAGGTGAAACCTGCAATGAAGAATAGCAATATTAGCCACCTGCATAAGTGCaatgaaaaaatattcacATATGCAAAGGAGTAATGGTACAAAAGTTCAATAGCACTTCGATTGTTTGCTTCAAATATGTATTAAGATCCCATGAAAGTCAGATGAATGATCAATAGTCTTTCATAAGTTTTGTTGTCAAGGATCGAATGCCTGATGAGGCAAGCAGATTTAACCATGCAATGTAAACTCTACATATGAAGTTTCAGAGACTACCCATATATGACCTTTTCTAGAGTAAgggaaattaaacaaaattacacAGCTATACTACTACTTAAGAGAGTTTTAATCTCTAGTACGAACACTGCTCCAAGGGTGAGTAGTGACATAGTTGCAGAGACGAGCACCAAAGGGAGAAACAACCAGCAATTTACAAATAAGACGAGCACCAGAGCAACAGTTTAGGTTCTGATCAGTTTTCAAACCATGAGGCTATTTCATCATCAAGCTTACCAATTATTTACCCTCGACGCCAAGATAGAAAACACTAGTATACTTAAACCAAGAACGACATAGTTCGACCAGATAAATTTCGATAAACAATTTTCCAGAATGATGTTTTTCTTTAGCATAAGTAATAAAGTCTTATAAAATTCTCATAACCTCCATTGACACAATAAAACATTCTCAAATTTCACATCTTTTGTCAACAATATTGTTCCATCCTACTCAATATTCCACATAGTTCCCCCTAATTTCACATTGCCAAAGACGTTTCTATGCGAATCTAATAATTCAGATACTCGTTGAGATCTTAAATCCTATAAACTCATTTTACAATCTTAATAATGCAATATACCAGCCTAGATACAAGCACCTGAACTTTCAGTGTTACAAAAAATGGCAGTCATTGGATATATAAAATCATTGATGTATGTCCTATAATACAAACAACAGATTAAATGTCTAAAAGCCAACAACACAAGGACTTAGAATCAATAGCCGATTGGCTACAACAGAACTAATGATCAACAAAACTTAGCACGGGTGCATAGCATATGGAAATCAAACATAGTTATCAGCAAAAACAACCAAGTTAGATTCCGTAGCAGCTCAATTGCCTCTGGATCAACAGCCAAACACAGGtatgaaaaaagagaaagaaaatcgATAAAGAGCAAGGACTTTACAAATTAGTCGAAGCTCCTCTGTTACAGCAAATTAAGGAGCAAAAACACGCGATGACTCCAATCACGGCGAAAATCAGGGACGTCACCAAGAATCCCATTGTTGATCCCGTTCGACCTCGATCGTGCAATCAAAAGATCAAAACCTCTGCAATCAAAGCAAGAGACTGGAAAATTCAGATGTAGTTTGAATTAAACAAATGAGGAACAGAAAAATCTGAAAACGTAGAGGATCACAAAAGGCGATTCGTTTGATTACCAAGAAACAAAAGGACGAATTGTGGAGTCACAGAGCATTTCGAAAATCTGGAGACGATGAAAAtagatctgaaaaattcatcGGAATCTACAGGCGTGAAAGTAAGCGGGTCGGGTCATGCTACTTAATGGGCCGAACAAATTGGGCTATCAGGCCCAATATCAGTAGTGTCCAGCTAAATAGCCCaaactgaaaaatatatttaaaaataataataataaactatttcatcacaattttatttatttatttatttagattttagataATTCTTCTACTAATatttaacaatatttaaacTGCTATAAAAAAATCTCTGGTATACGAGTAAGAGACACTaactccattgatatgagattTATCGGGATTCTCTATCTCTCTgctctttttttcccctcagTTCGTTTACTCTCGTCTCTTTTCTCTAATCGTACATTTCCCTAAATAACGACGATTGGATCCTCATTTGATCGTCATTAGCGCATAACCAACGTTAGGTAACCGGTGCACCTGTTCGTCATTTGTGATGATTCCGCTAGAGGGTCATCGATCATGCTCCTTCATTGATCTCCACACCAACACTAGTCCTTCTCTATCTAACGAAGGATGGTTAGTTTCAGTCGATCAATCTCCACACCAATATCGTCAATCATGTTTCTCAGGGTCATCGCAAGAGACAAGTGGACCTATATCACAAACATACGAGTTTGTTGATCAGGGTCTCTATGTATTGTTTCGTGTCGAGTTAGACAACCCTAATCTAGGATAGGTCACGAGCCCGTAAACCTTATTTGAGTTACATACTCTATATACGCATGCATATCTAATCCCGACACGAATATTTCTTACAAcattttctcaaaattcacccttttaagaaatgttttcaATTAAAGTCAAAAGCAGTGACGGGAATGATCGTTAATTAAGACATCAGTCAGCTAgctgtttaatttttaaaaccgtgTACTTTCTTTAGACGAGGTACTTTTACCGTACTAGACCTAATCATTACTTCAATTacaaacaatttatttattaaaaataataatatttaataattattttgaccgaaaaaaaaaacaataattaatttttcaccattttcaaAACATCTTTTAAGTTCTGAATAAAAGTGGGCCCATGGCCCATAATAGCATTTATGGACTATACTTCTTATTAATTtcctttattaaaaatttaatttatattcataaattttggagGCTGTAttgtttaatgaattaaattccTAAGCTTTGATAAGGAAATTacacacattttttaaaatttattttatttataatttatacacgtgagtaatattttttaaaatatattaattaaaaaaaatggtggaatCATATCGACACTCGAACCGAGTAGAGCtttagggtttttttaatAGACCGAGTTGGGTTAAGAAATCTTTCtgaaccaacaaaaaaatcttcaagttggttggattggtaaccgaACCCAATCTGaccctctattttcaagttaggttcgggttggttgttaaaaaaaaaaaaattaaaagcgTTTATTTATCCATAATCCATAATGATTCGaacaaataaaatcaacaACATAATCACAAAATTGTAACATTGCAACGTAgtagaatgaaaaataaacacgaatactttaattaaaaaaaatagtttaaataaattatatataacaaaataaaaatgggatagaaataaactttttccttttaattcagagaaatatttaaatttttattaaattttaaaataaaaagtttttaattatttaaaaatattttgttaccACTCgaagatttaaattattttaaaaattagaaaaatataaattgggatataaataaagttttttcttttaattcacaTTTACTcgagaaatatttaaaatttttttaattatttttatttctaaaatttaccttagctaagaaaataaataaataataaatagtttatataattattaatttgagattaaattTGGTGAggcaaattatttttatttatttatttgaatttattttctcaaaaaagaatgataaataataataataataataattgtatttagaattaaaatgcACCAACTACCAACTAGCCCTGACACGATAGAAGTTAATTTCCCACCAACCACTTTAATTGAAGCTATTTCATAAGATCTAAAATaggaatatttattttaaatatttcatatatcatttaataaatttggacaggaattaattaatcaattattattattattattatttttgaaaaaataaaaccattcTAAAATGGAAGGAATTTTGCTCGCTTTTCCTGTAGCTTCAAGTCATTCTCGTATTTTCCATATACATGGGTTCGGTCCTCGGACGTTTGGTATGGCTCTGATCTTGCTGGATTTTGACATTCCCGTGTTTTTCCATATATGTGGGTTTGGTCCTCCAAGGTTTGTTAGAGGTTCGATCTTGCTGACCTCTTTCCTAACTATAAGTCATTCTCGTTACACAAAATCTGATGACCAATATAAAGATGCAAAAACTGATACTTTTATCCGAGAGTTTGAAAAAACGTCCAAAATTGAGTGATCATTTAAAAAACGTTCATGAATTATAAAAGGGTGAGACTCGTAATACTCATAATAAAGATATTTCACTCGAagtttcatttaaattctataCGGAGAGAAAACCCTAAAGTAAATACTTAATTGATGGCAAGAGAGTACTCTGCTGTTGTTCAGTCACACTGGCCACTAGGGAAGTGTTTCATCATCAAAAGccgaaaaaaataatgaataatcaTAAGGTGGTATATATTGACACGTACGAAAAAAATGGGCTAAAATAATGTTAAGGTTAAGATAATTCGATACAAATTGATTAGAAACGACGAACTCGAGCACTTTTGGTTACAAGACTAAAAACGGTCATTCATACAGAGATGCAAGAGCTTACTTTACCCCAAAAGTCTACAAAAGCGTCCACAAATCAAGTGATTACTCAAAAAAACCGTTCACGAATTATAAAGGGGCGAGACTCGTAATACTCATGATACTCGTAACAATgatatttcattcaaattctACACGGTTTGACACACGACACACGACAGAACGTAATGTGACACTAGCCACTTGGAGAGTATTTCACCTCAACAAAGGTGGAAAAAACAACCAATGAGCGGTGGCGACCAAAAACGCCATCGTGAGTGGTCCGGACACTACCCAATGAATCTGCCACCTTTTCCCCAATGCCCTCTTCAGCTCAATCTCCACAGCCACACACAGCCCATGAATAACAAAGAACCATGTAACTTCCCACGTTGGAATGGCTCTAATAATATAGTACAACAAAAGCTCATGCATCAACCCGGACACCACAAACACCACAACCACCGCCATCCACCGCGGCCCTCCGACTTCATAACGAACGGGTTGATAAACAGCGTTATGCAAAGTTTCCGACACCAATCGATTCCACCGCCGTCcccaaaaattttgaagcgACGTAGCGAGATACGGCTCGTCGAACGGCCGACTAACCTCGACGCCAAATCTCGACCGAACAAACACGTTAGAAAGACACATAATCAtgtctaaataaaaatacaacgTTGCACAATTCATGCATAATTTTGCAATGGGATCCACAATTTCATAGTACTTCTTGCCCATGATCAGCATAACAAATATCACCACCTTGGCGGGCAAGTTTAGAGGTATCTTAGGACGTGGTTCTTTGTCAACCTCTTCTTGATTTTGAGCGTATTTGGCGGTTTTGCTATGCTTGATTCTGGTTGGTAAGAACGCGATGGAAGCAAACAAAGGGAACGATAATTTCGAGTCAAAAGCTAAAGGACCTAAATTGAATGAGAATAGAACGAGCTTAAAGGTCGTGAGCCAGGTGACGAGGAAGGCAAAGCTACTCGAGAGGAAGGCGGACGAGACGTAGAGAGGGAGGACAAGGAAGAGGGAGAAGACGGGGAGGAACGAAATGAGCCTGAATTTGCCTTTGGGAAGTTTTGGAGCTATGAAATAGCAATACAATAGAGAGGCCATGGATATGAGTATCACCTTCGTTAAGCTTATGAGTTCGCTACCCATATTGGAGGTTTTGGCTAAGcaaaattttgttggtttaGTGAATTTCTAAAGTTCTATACTTCTATTTATACTTATCAACTCATTTAtgtcttatttatttcttgCACAGATGTTCATTTAACTAGTATAGGTCGTCTTGGATGGAGCAGAGAACGAGAAAGAGACTGAGGAGAGATTTTCCTTCGTTAGCTAAATAAAACTCGGGTTGAAGATTATATTCGGGTCTTTGCCCTAGATCGTTCCAAATGGAGTGGAgaacgagagagagaaacttgtgatttaaatatttacatgTAACGTCCAAGCTCAACACGTATGTAATTACTTACGGCTATCTCCTTATTTTTTGAACTAGACTCGAGGAGTAGGAATCGAGAAACTTGAAGGCGTGAATCCGTGTCTAGACTGTCAAACAACTCTAGAGACTTAGAAGACCACCCAAACAACTTTGGAAGACAAAGGTAGTCTCCTATGCTCTTAGCAACGGGTACATTCTCAGTAGAGTTTTCACTCTAATACAGTACTGTTGAGCTAGACATGGGGTCGGTTAGGGAAGTGAGACTTGATAGCTCAGTTGAATTATCTTGCATTATGGATTCGTCCTACAAGAGGACATAGATCATGCCGGTAGTTAATCGAGATGGCACATACAGGAGGTCGCTTCCCTCGACCTTGGGTGACTATACGATCC
Encoded proteins:
- the LOC111796820 gene encoding V-type proton ATPase subunit e1-like yields the protein MGFLVTSLIFAVIGVIACFCSLICCNRGASTNLFHLTLITTATICCWMMWAIVYLAQMKPLIVPILNDSE
- the LOC111797329 gene encoding probable long-chain-alcohol O-fatty-acyltransferase 5, which gives rise to MGSELISLTKVILISMASLLYCYFIAPKLPKGKFRLISFLPVFSLFLVLPLYVSSAFLSSSFAFLVTWLTTFKLVLFSFNLGPLAFDSKLSFPLFASIAFLPTRIKHSKTAKYAQNQEEVDKEPRPKIPLNLPAKVVIFVMLIMGKKYYEIVDPIAKLCMNCATLYFYLDMIMCLSNVFVRSRFGVEVSRPFDEPYLATSLQNFWGRRWNRLVSETLHNAVYQPVRYEVGGPRWMAVVVVFVVSGLMHELLLYYIIRAIPTWEVTWFFVIHGLCVAVEIELKRALGKRWQIHWVVSGPLTMAFLVATAHWLFFPPLLR